The following coding sequences lie in one Bacillaceae bacterium S4-13-56 genomic window:
- the aroB gene encoding 3-dehydroquinate synthase produces the protein MEEIKIQTKEKTYPVYIGHDIRFEIHKLFKKKYTKIFIVTDQKVANLYLEDILHSTEGKVYSFIIPEGEKSKSFEQFLQTQTKVIEAGLDRESVILALGGGVVGDLAGFVAATYMRGIDYIQVPTTILAHDSSVGGKVAINHPLGKNLIGNFYHPEMVIYDVSTLSTLSEKEIRSGYAEIIKHGLIADQDFYNEVTQSLSTLTPSPSSLVSSLKRGIQIKARIVEEDVFEKGVRSFLNLGHTLGHAIEAEMGYGKITHGEAVAIGIDFALKLSARIFNTSLPMDSYKDWMQKLNYPTISKNLQSDSLLQKMKMDKKTIGGEIRMVLLKNIGNPALLPVDENLVKEELINFTKG, from the coding sequence ATGGAAGAAATAAAGATTCAGACAAAGGAAAAGACATACCCAGTATATATAGGCCATGACATTCGATTTGAGATTCATAAGTTATTCAAGAAGAAGTATACGAAAATTTTTATAGTTACGGACCAGAAAGTCGCTAATTTATATTTAGAAGATATATTACACTCTACTGAAGGTAAGGTATATTCTTTTATCATTCCTGAAGGGGAAAAATCAAAATCCTTTGAACAGTTCCTTCAAACACAAACAAAAGTAATTGAAGCTGGGCTAGACCGTGAATCTGTTATTTTAGCCCTTGGGGGCGGAGTAGTGGGAGATTTAGCAGGATTTGTTGCTGCCACATATATGAGGGGGATTGACTATATTCAAGTTCCTACCACAATCCTTGCTCACGATAGTAGTGTAGGTGGGAAAGTGGCCATTAATCATCCATTAGGAAAAAATTTGATAGGCAACTTTTATCATCCCGAAATGGTTATCTATGACGTAAGCACATTATCTACTTTATCTGAAAAAGAGATTCGGTCTGGTTATGCGGAAATTATTAAACATGGGTTAATAGCTGACCAAGACTTTTATAATGAAGTTACTCAATCTCTTTCCACATTAACTCCCAGTCCATCCTCCTTAGTTTCGAGCTTAAAAAGGGGAATTCAGATTAAAGCAAGGATTGTGGAAGAGGATGTATTTGAAAAAGGAGTTCGAAGCTTTTTGAATTTGGGTCATACCTTGGGCCATGCTATAGAAGCCGAAATGGGGTATGGAAAGATAACTCACGGTGAGGCAGTTGCTATTGGAATTGATTTTGCATTGAAACTTAGTGCAAGGATTTTCAATACTTCTTTACCTATGGACTCTTATAAGGATTGGATGCAAAAACTTAACTATCCAACCATTTCAAAAAATCTTCAATCGGATTCTCTCCTACAAAAGATGAAAATGGATAAAAAAACGATTGGTGGAGAGATAAGGATGGTTTTATTAAAAAATATTGGGAATCCAGCATTACTTCCCGTGGATGAAAACCTGGTTAAAGAAGAATTAATTAATTTCACAAAAGGTTAG
- the aroC gene encoding chorismate synthase — MRYLTAGESHGKQLTTIIEGVPSHLSLLREDINESLLRRQKGYGRGRRMEIEKDLVEITSGVRHGYTLGSPITLVVHNDDFTHWRNIMGEDPMEEDEEVKRQLSRPRPGHADLNGAIKYGHRDLRNVLERSSARETAARVAAGAVAKKLLSELGVDVIGYVKNIGGIVAEDQNHLSFQERKDRSNQSPVRTLDLEVEQKMMDAIDTAKKEGDSIGGVCEVYVEGVPAGIGSYVHYDRKLDSRIAGSVVSINAFKGVEFGIGFEAANINGSQVHDEIAWEKEKGYYRKTNRLGGFEGGMTTGMPIVVRGVMKPIPTLYKPLQSVDIETKEPFEASIERSDSCAVPAAAVVMEHVVAFEIAKAVLETFPHDEFTQLKKSIEEYRERIRLF; from the coding sequence ATGCGTTATTTAACTGCAGGAGAATCTCATGGGAAACAATTGACGACTATAATTGAGGGTGTTCCCTCCCATCTATCACTTTTACGTGAGGACATTAATGAATCACTTTTACGTAGGCAAAAAGGGTATGGTCGCGGGAGAAGAATGGAAATTGAAAAAGATTTAGTTGAAATTACAAGTGGGGTAAGACATGGATATACCCTTGGTTCTCCCATTACCCTTGTGGTACATAATGATGATTTTACCCATTGGAGAAACATTATGGGAGAAGACCCAATGGAAGAAGATGAAGAGGTTAAACGACAACTAAGTCGACCAAGACCAGGTCATGCGGATTTAAATGGGGCTATCAAATACGGGCATCGGGATTTAAGGAATGTTTTAGAACGGTCTTCGGCAAGGGAAACTGCTGCAAGAGTAGCTGCAGGGGCGGTTGCTAAAAAATTACTATCAGAACTTGGCGTGGATGTAATTGGATATGTAAAAAACATAGGAGGAATTGTGGCCGAAGATCAGAATCATCTCTCTTTTCAGGAAAGAAAGGATAGGTCAAATCAGTCTCCCGTAAGAACCCTAGATTTAGAAGTAGAACAAAAAATGATGGATGCCATTGATACTGCCAAAAAAGAAGGGGATTCTATTGGTGGGGTTTGCGAAGTATATGTGGAAGGAGTACCAGCTGGAATTGGATCCTATGTTCATTATGATCGTAAGTTAGACAGTCGTATAGCTGGTAGTGTAGTTAGCATAAATGCCTTTAAAGGTGTTGAGTTTGGTATTGGTTTCGAAGCGGCTAATATAAATGGAAGCCAGGTACATGATGAGATAGCGTGGGAGAAGGAAAAAGGATATTATCGAAAAACAAATCGCCTAGGTGGATTTGAAGGTGGAATGACCACTGGAATGCCAATTGTTGTTCGTGGAGTAATGAAGCCAATACCAACCCTATACAAACCTTTACAAAGTGTTGATATTGAAACAAAAGAGCCTTTTGAAGCTAGTATTGAGCGTTCAGACTCTTGTGCCGTTCCTGCTGCTGCTGTAGTGATGGAACATGTTGTTGCTTTCGAAATAGCAAAAGCAGTATTAGAGACCTTTCCTCATGATGAATTCACTCAGTTGAAAAAATCTATAGAAGAATATAGAGAGAGGATTAGACTTTTCTAA
- a CDS encoding protein-glutamate O-methyltransferase CheR: MENDYGQFILSIKKKTGIDLSLYKEAQMKRRLTSLRDKRGFSTFSQYEKAISVDHGLLAEFLDRMTINVSEFFRNYKRWEVLEKKILPDLLSQKSSFKAWSAACSTGEEPYTLAMLLDRYHSLNKSTIVATDIDLKIIERAKLGVYPERSLQEVPDFYRKKYFNQDGSFFHISNAMKRAVSFEKHNLLADTYDQSFDLIICRNVLIYFTEEAKNKIYQNFYHALRPGGILFVGSTEQIFNPQSYGFDIVDTFFYKKLP; encoded by the coding sequence ATGGAGAATGATTATGGACAATTTATATTAAGTATTAAAAAGAAGACAGGAATTGATTTGTCGTTGTATAAAGAAGCACAAATGAAAAGAAGATTAACCTCTTTAAGGGACAAGAGAGGATTTTCGACTTTTTCACAATATGAAAAGGCCATTTCTGTAGACCATGGTCTACTGGCTGAATTTTTGGACAGGATGACAATAAATGTCTCTGAGTTTTTTAGAAATTATAAGAGGTGGGAGGTATTAGAAAAGAAAATCCTTCCTGATCTTCTTAGTCAGAAAAGTAGTTTTAAAGCATGGAGTGCGGCATGTTCGACAGGTGAGGAGCCTTATACCTTAGCTATGCTCTTAGATCGTTATCATTCATTAAATAAATCTACAATTGTGGCTACTGATATCGACTTGAAAATAATAGAGCGCGCCAAACTAGGTGTCTATCCAGAACGTAGTCTACAGGAAGTTCCGGATTTTTATCGAAAAAAATACTTCAATCAAGATGGGTCTTTTTTTCATATTTCTAATGCCATGAAAAGAGCTGTTTCCTTTGAGAAACATAACTTACTTGCTGATACATATGATCAATCATTTGACTTAATTATTTGCAGAAATGTCCTCATTTATTTTACCGAAGAAGCAAAGAATAAAATTTATCAAAACTTTTATCATGCATTAAGACCGGGTGGAATTCTATTTGTCGGCAGTACGGAGCAAATTTTTAACCCTCAGTCCTATGGTTTTGATATAGTAGATACATTCTTTTACAAAAAGCTGCCTTGA
- a CDS encoding L-cystine transporter, whose protein sequence is MDTFLILVNIAIMFGLIGILFYMQKKHLSFSKRVFAGLGLGILLGAFLQLAYNPDSAIVSTTTEWYNIVGRGYVSLLMMIVIPLIMVSIVQSIINLEKSAELGKMAAWIIGILVATAMVAAIVGISAASIFNLDASQIEAGQPETDRGIALEERLPTVEDMSIPQQILSFIPSNPFADMTGARATSTIAVVIFSLIIGVAVLGVRRKQPEEAARFIDWVNTVYAVVMRIVTLILRLTPYGILGLMAVTVARTDVAGILELGKFVGASYVALLAMFIIHLIVVGLFGLNPLTFLRKVLPVLGFAFTSRSSAGTIPLNIQAQKNSLGVHEGIANMSASFGATIGQNGCAGIYPAMLAVMIAPSQGIDPLTPGFIVQLILIIGISSFGVAGVGGGATFAALIVLSSMNLPVALAGLLISVEPLIDMGRTALNVNGAMLSGTLTSRILKKLDIKTYNDHNAIEKDVSI, encoded by the coding sequence ATGGATACTTTTTTAATTTTGGTTAATATTGCAATTATGTTTGGTCTTATTGGTATTCTATTTTACATGCAAAAAAAGCACTTATCTTTCAGTAAGCGTGTATTTGCTGGTTTGGGGCTAGGGATTTTGCTCGGTGCATTTTTACAACTAGCATACAATCCAGATTCGGCTATTGTTAGTACAACTACGGAATGGTACAACATAGTAGGTAGAGGTTATGTAAGTTTACTTATGATGATCGTTATTCCATTAATCATGGTGTCGATTGTACAATCGATCATCAATTTAGAGAAATCTGCAGAGTTAGGGAAAATGGCTGCGTGGATCATTGGTATTCTTGTTGCAACAGCCATGGTTGCAGCAATTGTTGGTATTTCAGCAGCTTCAATCTTTAACTTGGATGCCAGTCAAATTGAGGCAGGCCAACCTGAAACAGACAGAGGTATTGCTTTAGAAGAACGATTGCCAACGGTGGAGGATATGTCAATTCCACAACAGATTTTGAGTTTTATTCCATCAAATCCATTCGCGGATATGACAGGTGCGCGTGCAACTTCCACGATTGCTGTCGTGATTTTCTCCCTCATTATCGGGGTGGCTGTCCTTGGAGTCCGAAGAAAGCAACCGGAAGAAGCTGCTCGATTTATTGATTGGGTGAATACCGTTTATGCCGTAGTGATGCGTATCGTTACGCTAATTCTTCGTTTAACACCATATGGTATTCTAGGATTAATGGCAGTTACAGTTGCAAGAACTGATGTTGCCGGAATTCTGGAACTTGGAAAGTTTGTTGGTGCATCGTATGTTGCACTATTAGCAATGTTTATTATTCACTTAATCGTTGTAGGATTGTTTGGATTGAATCCATTAACATTCCTTCGAAAAGTATTGCCAGTTCTTGGATTCGCCTTCACTTCTCGTTCGAGTGCAGGTACGATCCCACTTAACATTCAAGCACAAAAGAATAGTTTGGGTGTACACGAGGGGATTGCGAACATGTCTGCGTCATTCGGTGCTACGATTGGCCAGAATGGTTGTGCGGGGATTTATCCTGCGATGCTAGCAGTGATGATCGCACCTTCTCAAGGTATTGATCCACTTACACCTGGATTCATTGTGCAGTTAATCCTTATTATCGGAATTAGTTCATTTGGTGTTGCCGGTGTAGGTGGCGGTGCAACATTCGCCGCACTAATCGTTCTTTCTTCCATGAACCTACCAGTAGCATTAGCTGGTTTACTAATCTCGGTAGAACCACTTATTGACATGGGTCGTACAGCGCTAAACGTTAACGGAGCAATGTTATCCGGTACATTAACTTCTAGAATCTTGAAAAAACTAGACATCAAAACATACAATGACCATAACGCAATCGAAAAAGACGTAAGCATATAA
- a CDS encoding glycosyltransferase, producing the protein MCQVFLVMTLVLSKRKQVPNLSHHPNLSILIAAFNEEDYFEKTIKKILSNQYKGDLEIIVINDCFTDFKLARFYTS; encoded by the coding sequence ATGTGTCAAGTTTTTCTCGTCATGACATTAGTCCTAAGTAAAAGAAAACAGGTTCCTAATCTATCTCATCACCCTAATCTTTCAATCCTAATTGCAGCTTTTAACGAGGAAGATTATTTTGAAAAAACAATCAAGAAGATTTTATCAAACCAATATAAGGGGGATCTAGAAATCATTGTCATTAATGATTGTTTTACCGATTTTAAACTAGCAAGATTCTACACGAGTTAG
- the ndk gene encoding nucleoside-diphosphate kinase — translation MERTFIMVKPDGVQRNVIGNIVSRFEQKGFKLSGGKLMQISKDLAKTHYGEHKERPFFGELVEFITSGPVFAMVWEGENVIKTARQMMGQTNPQEALPGTIRGDFGVTVGKNIIHGSDSPESADREINLFFSENELVSYEKQQDAWIY, via the coding sequence ATGGAAAGAACATTTATTATGGTTAAACCAGACGGTGTGCAACGAAATGTCATTGGTAACATCGTTTCCAGATTTGAACAGAAAGGCTTCAAACTATCCGGTGGAAAACTTATGCAAATCTCAAAAGATTTAGCAAAAACTCACTATGGAGAGCATAAGGAACGTCCTTTCTTCGGAGAACTAGTAGAGTTTATTACATCTGGACCAGTTTTTGCTATGGTGTGGGAGGGAGAAAACGTTATTAAAACTGCCCGTCAAATGATGGGACAAACCAATCCTCAAGAGGCATTACCTGGTACGATTAGAGGAGACTTTGGTGTTACTGTAGGGAAAAATATCATTCATGGATCCGATTCCCCAGAGAGTGCAGATCGAGAAATAAATCTTTTCTTCTCTGAGAATGAATTAGTAAGTTATGAAAAGCAACAGGATGCTTGGATTTATTAA
- the hepT gene encoding heptaprenyl diphosphate synthase component II — MKLSMMYPFLNQELDQIEKELNQTIQAENPILREASTHLLNAGGKRIRPVFVLLSGKFGEYNLERIKSVAVSLELIHMASLVHDDVIDDAELRRGKPTIKSQYDNRVAMYTGDYMFARSLECLSQLEDTRAHQVLSKAMVDLCIGEIEQIKSKYDWDQNLRTYLRRIKRKTALLISVSCQLGAIAGKVPLKYEQALFKYGYYVGMSYQIIDDVLDFTASVEELGKPAGGDLMQGNITLPVLFAFRDQVMKNKIIELFDPDYSGDPKEIDKFLSEFRKSKAIDDSLEISERYLQKALNELKILPNSRPKQALVNIAKYIGKRKS, encoded by the coding sequence ATGAAATTATCAATGATGTATCCTTTTTTAAATCAAGAGCTAGACCAAATAGAAAAAGAACTAAATCAGACGATTCAAGCAGAGAATCCTATTCTCCGTGAAGCATCAACTCATTTGTTAAATGCAGGAGGAAAGCGCATTCGTCCTGTATTTGTTTTATTATCCGGCAAATTTGGAGAATACAATCTTGAGCGAATAAAATCTGTTGCTGTGTCTTTGGAACTTATTCATATGGCTTCCTTAGTACATGACGATGTTATTGATGATGCTGAGCTGAGAAGAGGAAAACCGACTATTAAATCGCAATACGATAATAGAGTTGCCATGTATACGGGGGATTACATGTTTGCTCGCTCGTTAGAATGCTTGAGTCAGCTTGAAGATACTCGCGCACATCAAGTTCTTTCTAAAGCTATGGTTGATCTTTGTATAGGTGAGATTGAGCAGATTAAGTCTAAATATGATTGGGACCAAAATTTAAGAACGTATTTAAGACGAATTAAGCGAAAAACCGCATTGCTTATATCTGTTAGTTGCCAGTTAGGGGCTATCGCTGGTAAGGTTCCTTTGAAATACGAACAAGCCCTATTTAAGTATGGATATTACGTAGGCATGTCTTATCAAATTATTGATGATGTATTGGATTTTACGGCTTCCGTAGAAGAGCTTGGTAAACCTGCTGGTGGAGATTTGATGCAAGGGAATATTACTCTCCCAGTATTGTTTGCCTTCCGAGATCAGGTAATGAAAAACAAAATTATAGAATTATTTGACCCTGATTATTCAGGGGACCCAAAAGAAATCGATAAATTTTTGAGCGAATTTAGAAAATCTAAGGCTATTGACGATTCGCTTGAGATCAGTGAGAGGTATTTGCAAAAGGCTTTAAATGAATTAAAGATATTGCCTAATTCAAGGCCAAAGCAAGCCTTGGTCAACATTGCAAAATATATTGGGAAACGCAAATCATAG
- the menG gene encoding demethylmenaquinone methyltransferase, with amino-acid sequence MQQSKEERVHHVFEKIYGKYDVMNSIISFQRHKAWRKDVMKRMRVDSGDTALDVCCGTGDWTLALAEKVGTRGQVIGLDFSKNMLSVGEKKIKELEISQVSFIHGNAMKLPFQENSFDYVTIGFGLRNVPDYEQVLREMRRVVKPGGKVVCLETSQPTIPVFRQVYYFYFKYFMPLFGRLFAKSYKEYQWLHESARDFPGREDLKSLFEEVGLNNVEVKSYTAGVAAMHMGQK; translated from the coding sequence ATGCAACAATCAAAAGAAGAACGTGTTCATCATGTGTTCGAAAAGATCTATGGAAAATACGATGTGATGAATTCTATCATTTCCTTCCAACGACATAAAGCTTGGCGTAAGGATGTAATGAAAAGAATGCGAGTAGATTCTGGAGATACAGCATTAGATGTGTGCTGTGGTACAGGGGATTGGACATTAGCTCTAGCTGAAAAGGTTGGAACTAGGGGACAAGTAATCGGGTTAGATTTTAGCAAAAATATGCTATCCGTTGGTGAGAAAAAAATAAAAGAACTTGAAATTTCACAAGTTTCCTTTATCCATGGGAATGCAATGAAGCTTCCTTTCCAAGAAAATTCCTTCGATTATGTAACTATTGGTTTTGGTTTGCGTAATGTTCCAGATTATGAACAAGTACTTCGAGAAATGAGAAGGGTAGTAAAACCAGGTGGTAAGGTAGTTTGTTTAGAAACCTCACAGCCTACTATTCCAGTTTTTAGACAAGTTTACTATTTTTACTTTAAATATTTTATGCCTTTGTTTGGAAGATTATTTGCTAAAAGTTATAAAGAATATCAATGGCTCCATGAATCAGCTAGAGATTTTCCTGGCCGAGAGGATTTAAAAAGTTTGTTTGAAGAAGTTGGCCTAAACAATGTTGAAGTAAAAAGCTATACTGCCGGTGTTGCTGCCATGCATATGGGGCAAAAATAA
- a CDS encoding heptaprenyl diphosphate synthase component 1, which translates to MRQSEINIANIIETIHSYVHHPYLMNFIDDPVINEDKIRFLAALMESSTLDYKKREQYIITTMLVQIALDTHDKVALSGQNENSSKLKNRQLTVLAGDYYSGLYYFLLSMLNDIPMIHTLANAIKDINEQKMKLYQSERPNLQQFVNSLRSVESLLIQKVADFVENPLLREIAGEWLLIKRLMDEKSLYQNRQPSMIIDRLTKSFVTQSHLSVSQFIDNIIHKSLKKVEQTITQMPVEQEELKTYLRDMIGTFFYSNQKVVEEG; encoded by the coding sequence ATGAGACAATCTGAGATTAACATTGCAAATATAATAGAAACCATACACTCATATGTTCATCACCCCTATTTGATGAATTTTATTGATGATCCTGTGATTAATGAAGATAAAATACGATTTTTAGCTGCTTTAATGGAATCTTCAACATTGGACTATAAAAAGAGAGAGCAATATATTATAACCACAATGCTTGTCCAAATTGCCCTTGATACTCATGATAAAGTTGCATTATCGGGTCAAAATGAGAATTCTTCCAAGCTTAAAAATAGACAACTTACTGTTTTGGCAGGGGATTATTACAGTGGTCTTTATTACTTTTTGTTATCCATGTTAAATGATATACCTATGATTCATACATTGGCTAATGCTATAAAGGATATTAATGAACAAAAAATGAAGCTGTATCAATCGGAACGCCCAAATTTGCAACAATTTGTTAACTCTTTACGTTCAGTAGAATCCTTATTAATTCAAAAAGTAGCCGATTTTGTTGAGAACCCTCTTTTACGTGAAATTGCAGGAGAGTGGTTACTTATCAAAAGATTAATGGACGAAAAATCACTTTACCAAAATAGACAACCATCCATGATAATAGACCGTCTTACTAAATCTTTTGTTACACAATCTCATTTATCGGTTAGTCAATTTATCGATAATATCATTCATAAATCACTTAAAAAAGTAGAACAAACCATTACTCAAATGCCGGTTGAACAAGAAGAACTAAAAACATATCTAAGAGATATGATCGGTACATTTTTTTATAGCAATCAAAAAGTTGTGGAAGAAGGGTAA
- the mtrB gene encoding trp RNA-binding attenuation protein MtrB translates to MAASNDATDFFVIKALENGVNVIGLTRGTDTRFHHTEKLDKGEVMIAQFTEHTSAVKVRGKAFIQTRHGEIHTEAE, encoded by the coding sequence ATGGCAGCTTCAAATGATGCGACAGATTTTTTTGTTATAAAGGCTTTAGAAAATGGTGTAAATGTGATTGGTTTAACTAGAGGTACGGACACAAGATTCCATCATACGGAAAAGTTGGATAAAGGTGAAGTCATGATCGCTCAATTTACAGAACATACTTCTGCTGTGAAAGTAAGAGGAAAAGCTTTTATTCAAACTCGTCATGGTGAAATACATACAGAAGCAGAGTAA
- a CDS encoding reverse transcriptase domain-containing protein: MRNSEKVLNSLAVQAEDEVYRFEKLIRNLYNPDFYLRAIGKIYANSGAGTVGSDGTSISGFSNKDIDKIIEDIRNETYEPTPLRRVYIPKKNGKKRPLGMPNFKDKLVQEVIRSLLEAIYEPIFRDTSHGFRPKRSCHTALRDIDILFTGTKWFVEGDIKGCFDNINHHILLKLLQKRIKDEKLLRLINKFLKSGYMEDWVYHKTHSGTPQGGIMSPILANIYLHELDKFMETLKNGFDKGDSDRKENPVYVRLYSKMYRRRKKYEKEPSKELLQEIKSLEQEIRKIPYYDPKDTSYKRLNYVRYADDFIINVIGSEKDAERIKRRIGKFLKDELALEMSEEKTLVTHVTKCAKFLGYEITARTPKIEKTKYSRAMRKANGNVEFYMPSDYAINWLKKARAIKFNKDGTWKPVARYSLTNLSDLELLLIHNSEIRGIYNYFKLAKNIHRQMSTLIYGLEYSCLGTMARKRKSSTGKIKTELRKGKGWGVEYNTKKGKKFMYFFNDPIKRSRMPYTTDSDVDEVFSLMKFRGRTELESRLSAGECEICGFSDIDGEFHIHHVNKLKDLKKKSKKSKWMEEMIARNRKTLIVCKDCHWKIHSGSL, from the coding sequence ATGAGAAACTCTGAGAAAGTATTGAACAGCTTAGCCGTCCAAGCCGAAGATGAGGTCTACAGGTTCGAAAAATTAATACGAAATCTGTACAATCCTGATTTTTATCTAAGGGCAATTGGGAAAATTTACGCGAATAGTGGAGCAGGCACTGTCGGAAGTGATGGAACCTCTATAAGCGGTTTCAGCAACAAAGACATCGATAAAATTATCGAAGACATACGAAATGAAACGTATGAGCCTACTCCACTACGGAGAGTCTACATACCTAAGAAAAACGGAAAGAAACGTCCGCTTGGTATGCCGAACTTTAAGGATAAACTTGTCCAAGAAGTCATTAGATCTCTATTAGAAGCGATTTATGAACCAATTTTCAGGGATACTTCACACGGGTTTAGACCCAAAAGAAGCTGTCACACTGCTCTAAGGGATATAGACATTTTGTTCACTGGAACAAAATGGTTTGTAGAAGGAGACATTAAAGGTTGCTTTGACAATATCAATCATCACATTCTACTGAAGCTACTTCAGAAAAGAATAAAGGATGAGAAATTATTAAGGCTAATTAACAAATTTCTAAAATCTGGGTATATGGAAGACTGGGTATATCACAAAACGCATTCAGGGACACCGCAAGGTGGAATCATGAGTCCTATTCTCGCCAACATTTATCTACACGAGTTAGATAAATTTATGGAAACTTTAAAGAATGGTTTTGATAAAGGGGATAGCGACAGAAAAGAGAACCCTGTATACGTCAGATTATACTCAAAGATGTACCGTAGACGGAAGAAGTATGAAAAAGAGCCATCAAAGGAACTTCTACAAGAAATTAAATCCCTTGAACAGGAGATAAGGAAAATACCCTATTACGACCCAAAAGATACTTCCTATAAGCGACTGAACTATGTTCGATACGCAGATGACTTTATCATCAATGTTATTGGTTCAGAAAAAGATGCGGAAAGAATCAAAAGAAGGATTGGAAAATTTCTCAAAGACGAACTAGCTTTAGAAATGTCGGAGGAGAAAACTTTAGTAACTCACGTTACTAAATGTGCGAAATTCTTGGGATACGAGATAACCGCCAGAACTCCTAAGATTGAAAAAACTAAATATAGTCGCGCTATGAGAAAAGCTAACGGAAACGTAGAATTTTACATGCCATCTGATTATGCAATTAATTGGTTGAAAAAGGCGAGAGCCATTAAATTCAACAAAGATGGTACATGGAAACCTGTGGCGAGATATAGTCTCACTAATCTATCGGATTTGGAATTACTGCTGATTCACAATAGTGAAATCAGAGGTATATACAACTATTTCAAATTAGCTAAGAATATCCACAGACAAATGAGCACCCTCATTTACGGTCTAGAGTATAGTTGCTTAGGCACAATGGCTAGAAAGCGTAAATCTTCAACGGGTAAAATAAAAACCGAGTTGCGAAAAGGAAAAGGTTGGGGTGTTGAATATAACACCAAAAAGGGTAAGAAGTTCATGTACTTCTTTAACGACCCCATTAAAAGGTCTAGAATGCCTTACACAACCGATTCAGACGTGGACGAGGTATTTAGCCTTATGAAGTTCAGAGGACGCACAGAGCTCGAAAGTAGGCTGTCTGCGGGTGAATGTGAAATTTGCGGGTTCTCGGACATCGATGGTGAATTTCACATACACCATGTTAATAAACTCAAGGATTTGAAAAAGAAATCCAAAAAGAGTAAATGGATGGAAGAAATGATAGCTAGAAATAGAAAAACCTTGATTGTATGTAAAGATTGTCATTGGAAAATACATTCAGGTTCGTTATAG